Proteins encoded within one genomic window of Streptomyces sp. NBC_01314:
- a CDS encoding YciI family protein: MKYLMMVQGTQADYEGMRGEASEYSPAWTREQLQAMYAHMGAINEDLAKTGEMIDGQGLAEPARTRFVTADADGKPVITDGPYSETNELLAGYWLLDCASLDRVTEIAARVAQCPGPEGLAEYPVVIRPVLDGAGDI, encoded by the coding sequence ATGAAGTACCTGATGATGGTCCAGGGCACGCAGGCGGACTACGAGGGCATGCGCGGCGAGGCTTCCGAGTACTCCCCGGCCTGGACGCGGGAGCAGCTGCAGGCCATGTACGCCCACATGGGCGCGATCAACGAAGACCTCGCCAAGACCGGAGAGATGATCGACGGGCAGGGGCTGGCCGAGCCGGCGCGGACCCGGTTCGTCACGGCCGACGCCGACGGCAAGCCGGTGATCACGGACGGGCCGTACTCGGAGACCAATGAGCTGCTCGCTGGCTACTGGCTCCTGGACTGCGCGAGCCTGGACCGGGTCACGGAGATCGCCGCCCGCGTCGCGCAGTGCCCCGGCCCCGAAGGGCTCGCGGAGTACCCGGTGGTCATCCGGCCGGTGCTGGACGGCGCGGGGGATATCTGA
- a CDS encoding VOC family protein, which produces MGGVGGNGSSGQGDAGAGDSAGLADGVIRWTYAFVDRPMAGLDRACAFWTAVTATELSERRGDRGEFVTLLPVTGDACVKAQGVMAGAGGAHLDLATEDVPALVDRAVRLGAEVIAPDDGWAVLRSPAGQLFCAVPWHGESVRPPVVDGSRLDQVCLDVAPAEFEGEVAFWAALSGWDSHPGSLPEFHVLRPPTGLPVRILLQRLDAPRPASAHLDLACADIDTTRARHESLGATVVARHPHWTVMRDPAGGTYCLTGRSPETGGLPPTAK; this is translated from the coding sequence GTGGGTGGAGTGGGCGGGAACGGCAGCAGCGGCCAGGGGGACGCGGGCGCGGGCGACTCGGCGGGCTTGGCGGATGGGGTGATCCGGTGGACGTATGCCTTCGTCGACCGACCGATGGCCGGCCTCGATCGGGCATGCGCCTTCTGGACGGCGGTCACGGCGACCGAGCTGTCCGAACGCCGGGGCGACCGCGGTGAGTTCGTGACCTTGCTGCCCGTGACGGGTGACGCGTGTGTGAAGGCGCAGGGCGTCATGGCCGGCGCCGGCGGCGCGCACCTGGACCTGGCCACCGAGGACGTCCCGGCGCTCGTCGATCGGGCGGTCCGGCTCGGCGCCGAGGTGATCGCCCCGGACGACGGCTGGGCGGTACTGCGCTCACCCGCCGGTCAGCTCTTCTGCGCGGTGCCGTGGCACGGGGAGTCCGTACGACCGCCGGTGGTCGACGGGAGCCGGCTGGACCAGGTGTGTCTGGACGTGGCACCGGCGGAGTTCGAGGGTGAGGTCGCGTTCTGGGCGGCCCTGTCGGGCTGGGACTCCCACCCGGGCTCGCTCCCGGAGTTCCACGTCCTGCGCCCACCGACCGGCCTTCCCGTCCGTATCCTCCTCCAACGCCTCGACGCCCCCCGCCCCGCCTCCGCCCACCTCGACCTCGCCTGCGCCGACATCGACACCACCCGGGCCCGCCACGAATCCCTCGGCGCCACCGTCGTGGCCCGCCACCCCCACTGGACGGTGATGCGTGACCCCGCGGGCGGCACGTACTGCCTGACGGGCCGCTCCCCGGAGACGGGCGGGTTGCCGCCGACGGCGAAGTGA